A genomic segment from Neobacillus sp. YX16 encodes:
- a CDS encoding HipA family kinase, with protein MIKPIAYKKTLEGKSNAHLITFNDGRDYVVKYFQPGFEKTLANEWVSYCLARYLGLPIPFAQLVEIPKEFSSQYPELSQMTQTQYQFASLYVPDCFDGHKVTEVPTISNNEKLAGVILFDYWMCNRDRTRKNIILCDDKPNSYRLWIIDHAEVFASYNWTLQDIESLPITILKSATHQMMACFIKNEEEFKEELDIIQTLPIHLIEEIVALIPEDWQVTSEERKAIVSTLHTRRKRILKKLMERFIKRVYLPIHEIDE; from the coding sequence ATGATTAAACCAATTGCATACAAGAAAACACTAGAAGGAAAATCGAATGCACACTTGATAACATTTAATGATGGACGAGACTATGTCGTGAAATATTTCCAGCCTGGATTTGAGAAAACGTTGGCAAATGAATGGGTCTCCTATTGCCTAGCAAGGTACCTTGGACTACCAATACCCTTTGCACAATTAGTAGAAATCCCTAAAGAGTTTTCCTCACAATACCCTGAACTCTCTCAAATGACTCAAACACAATACCAATTTGCAAGTCTTTACGTGCCAGACTGTTTTGATGGACATAAAGTGACAGAGGTTCCTACTATTTCAAATAATGAAAAACTAGCAGGTGTTATTTTATTTGATTACTGGATGTGCAATCGTGATCGAACAAGGAAAAATATCATTCTATGTGATGACAAACCGAACTCCTATCGCTTGTGGATTATCGATCATGCGGAAGTGTTTGCTTCCTATAATTGGACACTGCAAGATATTGAATCACTGCCGATTACCATTTTAAAAAGTGCAACCCATCAAATGATGGCCTGTTTTATCAAGAATGAGGAGGAGTTTAAAGAGGAGCTAGATATCATTCAAACGCTGCCCATTCATTTAATAGAAGAAATTGTCGCACTCATTCCAGAAGATTGGCAGGTTACGAGTGAAGAAAGAAAAGCGATTGTTAGTACACTGCACACACGTCGTAAAAGAATACTCAAAAAGTTAATGGAAAGGTTTATCAAAAGAGTTTATCTGCCAATACATGAAATAGATGAATGA
- the galU gene encoding UTP--glucose-1-phosphate uridylyltransferase GalU, with the protein MKIRKAIIPAAGLGTRFLPATKAQPKEMLPIVDKPTIQYIVEEAVASGIEEIIIIIGRGKRSIEDHFDKSYELEDTLFRKNKLEMLAEVQKISNLVNIVYVRQKEPKGLGHAILCAKSVIGDEPFAVLLGDDIVMSEIPCLKQVIDVFEYYNSSVVAVQTVSENDVSKYGIIKPKGTMIESDLFHIDSLIEKPSIEEAPSRFAIMGRYVLSPKIFEILERIPMGRGDELQLTDAINELNKHQAVFAYNFQGSRYDIGDKLGFIKATIDFALSREDIRESVLAYLQEVTENETGQNNRKEIDN; encoded by the coding sequence ATGAAAATCCGTAAGGCCATTATTCCAGCAGCTGGCCTCGGAACTAGATTTTTGCCAGCTACGAAAGCACAACCAAAAGAAATGCTGCCGATTGTTGATAAGCCAACCATTCAATACATTGTTGAAGAAGCTGTTGCTTCTGGAATTGAGGAAATTATCATCATAATCGGCAGAGGAAAAAGGTCTATTGAGGATCACTTCGATAAATCGTATGAACTCGAAGACACACTTTTTAGAAAGAACAAACTTGAAATGTTAGCGGAAGTTCAAAAAATATCAAACTTAGTAAATATCGTTTATGTCCGCCAGAAAGAGCCGAAAGGGCTTGGACATGCTATTCTTTGTGCGAAAAGTGTGATTGGGGACGAACCATTTGCGGTTTTACTTGGTGATGATATCGTTATGTCGGAAATTCCCTGCTTAAAGCAAGTCATTGATGTATTCGAATATTATAATAGTTCGGTTGTTGCCGTTCAAACTGTATCAGAAAATGATGTCAGTAAATATGGAATTATTAAGCCAAAGGGGACGATGATTGAATCGGATTTATTTCATATTGACTCTCTTATTGAGAAACCAAGCATTGAAGAGGCTCCTTCGAGATTTGCGATTATGGGACGCTACGTATTAAGTCCAAAGATATTTGAAATCTTAGAGCGAATTCCAATGGGTCGAGGGGATGAATTACAGCTGACTGATGCAATAAATGAACTGAATAAACACCAGGCCGTCTTTGCCTATAACTTTCAGGGAAGCCGCTATGATATCGGAGATAAACTTGGTTTTATTAAGGCCACCATTGATTTCGCATTAAGCCGGGAGGATATCCGAGAATCTGTGTTAGCCTATTTGCAAGAAGTAACAGAGAACGAAACCGGTCAAAATAATAGGAAAGAGATTGATAATTGA